GCGCGCGGAACTTGGGTTGCTCAATGGATCATCGAACGGCGTGCGCGCGATTTTCACCCGGCCGCTCGGCGGCGTGGCGGTGCTGGGATTTCTGCTGTTGGCGACGTCGTACTCGTGTTTTTCGGGTGAGGGCGACGACGATAATGACGACGTGGCGATCACAAGCGAGGATTGTGACCAAGCCGAGTTTCGCGGCTTCGAGGGTCATGAGGCGGCCGTTTATTGCACCTTGATCGATCTCGTTCGAGATTCAAGCCTCATGAATTGGGAGCAGAACGAAATCCTCTCCTGCATCGCGGGTTTAAATTCGGCCGAGCGCGAGAGTCTTCTCGAAAAATTCCAGGATATGTCCGACGAAGCGCTCGCGGAATATCTGCGCGGAATGCAGGAGGCCGGCGGCGAGTGCTGGGAAGACGACGCCTGGGACGACGACCACTAAGACATCGCGCGCGCAACGAATCCCGCCCCTACGCGCGATTCTCCCGCACAATCTTCAGGCAGTACGGATTGAGGCCGATCGAGCCGGTCGCGGTGTAGGCGACGGAGCGGCAGCCCGCGCGGCAGATCGCGCCGAACGCACACGACGCGCACGCGCCCTCGAGCATCGTGTCGTCCCAGGCGCGTGCGTAGGGATAGCGCGCGTCGTCGCCCCAGATTTCGGCCAGCGGCGCCTCGCGCACGTTGCCCGTCACGAACTCGTCCGGCAGCGTGACGCACCCTTTCACGTAGCCCGCGGGCGTGATCGCCATGGTCGTCAGGCCCGCGCCGCAGCCGCCCCACACCGGCCGCGCATTCATCTCCCGGCCGCGCAGGATGGGCTCCTCCACCGTCATGTAGCCGATCGTGCAGTGCATCGGCGCGTGCACCTTCTTTTCGCGCGCCGCGAGCATCAGCACGCGCGACACACGCTCCAGATCCCGCGGCTCGCACATCAGCTCCGCGCGGCGATCCGACGCGCTGCCGGACATCTGGCACAGATGCACCTGCCAGCGCGGCACGCCAAGCGCAACGACGAGGCGATACGTCTCGACGAGAAATCGCGCGTTCATCGCGTTGACCTGCGTCACGGCGCGACACGCCGCGCCGGCACGGACGATCATTTCGATCAATGCGACGGCCGCGTCGAACGTGCCGGTCACGCGGATGTCGAGCGCCGGGCGAAGTCGGTCGTGGATGGGTTTCGGGCCGTCGAGCGAGACGGCAAATTCGGTCACGCCCGCGTCAATCGCGGCCTCGAGCGTGTCGTCGGAAAATCCGTGGCCGCTCGCGAAAAGGCGCACGGTTACGCCGCTTTCGGAAAGGC
The bacterium DNA segment above includes these coding regions:
- a CDS encoding radical SAM protein — encoded protein: MKRVAQPSPRTCFWELTRVCRLDCRHCRTHAAVPARDELSIDEALATAGDLAALGVKTVVFTGGEPILYPGWERVARRLSESGVTVRLFASGHGFSDDTLEAAIDAGVTEFAVSLDGPKPIHDRLRPALDIRVTGTFDAAVALIEMIVRAGAACRAVTQVNAMNARFLVETYRLVVALGVPRWQVHLCQMSGSASDRRAELMCEPRDLERVSRVLMLAAREKKVHAPMHCTIGYMTVEEPILRGREMNARPVWGGCGAGLTTMAITPAGYVKGCVTLPDEFVTGNVREAPLAEIWGDDARYPYARAWDDTMLEGACASCAFGAICRAGCRSVAYTATGSIGLNPYCLKIVRENRA